Genomic window (Wenzhouxiangella marina):
ATGGTCGGCTTCGAGACCTCGAAATGCTCGGCGAGCTCGCCGGCGGTCATCGGTCCACGCCGCAGCAGTTCGAGCACCTTGCGTCGCGTCGGGTCGGAAATGGCTTTCAGTACCTGGCTCATGATTCGTAATTTAGCTAATTATCTAATTAGAGTCAAGTCTAAATTCCAGACCCCAGACAACGACACCGCCCGATCGAAGCCCCCCGTAGGTCGGGGCCACGTCCCCGACGGTCCATGTACCCGAACTCTCCGCCAACCCGACGGCGCGAGAAATCAGACATCGCCGGAAACCCGACACACGGATATCGCAGCCCAGCTCGGAGTCAGCTCCGGGCTGGCGCGATTGACGGAGATTGATTCAGCATGGTCCGACGGGCGCGTGGGCCCGACCTACTGTCCGATCGAAGCCCCCCGTAGGTCGGCCCCACGTGGCCGACGGTCCATGTACCCGAATTCTCCGCCAACCCGACGGCGCGAGAAATCAGACATCGCCGGAAACCCGACGCACGGATATCGCAGCCGAGCTCGGCGTCGGCCTTGGGCTGGCGCGATTGACGGAGATTGATTCAGCATGGTCCGTCGGGCGCGTGGGCCCGACCTACCGCCCGATCGAAGCCCGACATTGGTCGCCCAGCACGGCTCGATGACGATCAGTCGACGGCCTTCAGAAGCAGGCCCGGCTCGGGAGTGACGCCCTGCCCGGTTTCATCGCTGAACTCGAAGGGCACGGAGTAGAGCTTCATGTCGCGGTTGAGCTGGACGACGAAGTGCAGATGGGGGCCGGTGGAGAAACCGGTGTTGCCCGAGCGGCCGATCATCTGGCCGCGCCGGACGCGATCACCCGGGCGCACGAGCACACCCTCGTAGTCAAGATGGGCGTAGACGGCCATGCTGCCGTCTTCGTGCAGGATGCGGATGTAGTTGGCGCGCGGTCCGTCGCGCTTCAGGTCGGTGCCGGAGCGGGCGAACCAGCGCGCAACGTCCATCACCACGCCGCCGCGGGCCGCATGCACCGGCGTGCCGACCTCCATCGGGATGTCGACGGCATGTGCCGAAGCCGGCGTGTCGTGGCTGTACTCGCCGCCGAAGGCCTGGCCGATGATGAAGCGCTCATTGGTCGCGAAGGGCGGCCGATAGGGGCGCGTCGGCGCGTGCACGGCGCGCGGGTCGCCAGGCGCGGCTTCGGACAGGATGCGATAGCGCCAGGGCTTGCGCGGGTCGAAGGCGCCGATCGTGACCAGCTCCTCGACGGCACCACCCGGCAGCACGAAATCGGCCGGCAACTCCGGATAGCTGACCACGTTTTCGGCGTCTTCCAGCCAGACCCGCACACCCAGCGGTCCCTGGCTTCGATTGCGAAACTTCCAGACCGGCGCCTCGGGCGTGCCCGCCTCGACCATCTCGAGCAGGCTCTCCGGCTGCCGCGCCACCGAGCGCTGC
Coding sequences:
- a CDS encoding peptidoglycan DD-metalloendopeptidase family protein, with the translated sequence MLASRFLLIIALLGSGACWAQTIYSWTDENGITHFTDRRPVTEQEVTVQRSVARQPESLLEMVEAGTPEAPVWKFRNRSQGPLGVRVWLEDAENVVSYPELPADFVLPGGAVEELVTIGAFDPRKPWRYRILSEAAPGDPRAVHAPTRPYRPPFATNERFIIGQAFGGEYSHDTPASAHAVDIPMEVGTPVHAARGGVVMDVARWFARSGTDLKRDGPRANYIRILHEDGSMAVYAHLDYEGVLVRPGDRVRRGQMIGRSGNTGFSTGPHLHFVVQLNRDMKLYSVPFEFSDETGQGVTPEPGLLLKAVD